From Methanomassiliicoccus sp., the proteins below share one genomic window:
- a CDS encoding SHOCT domain-containing protein, which translates to MRGRGVALLIGMKAGQSKAQQQVAAQEQAKQAQQQAYEKGAQDAQAQAQQASAPAPVPSPAPTGPSAAGGDLTAQLQNLANLHAQGILSDEEFAAAKKKLLSG; encoded by the coding sequence ATGAGAGGAAGAGGAGTCGCACTATTGATTGGAATGAAGGCAGGACAGTCCAAGGCCCAGCAGCAAGTGGCCGCACAAGAGCAGGCCAAACAGGCCCAGCAACAGGCGTACGAGAAGGGTGCTCAGGATGCCCAGGCACAAGCACAGCAGGCATCCGCTCCTGCCCCCGTGCCATCGCCTGCACCAACCGGACCATCCGCTGCAGGAGGAGACCTCACCGCACAGCTTCAGAACCTTGCTAACCTGCACGCTCAGGGCATATTGAGCGATGAGGAGTTCGCCGCAGCCAAGAAGAAGTTGCTGTCGGGCTGA
- a CDS encoding glycerol dehydrogenase, which yields MLRKAVFPGKYVQGVGAINELPALIKLLGTRSAILVSPSVIEKALPKCNLDLESQGHRIELFRGECCEEELDRLLSVVDQSHSDVIVGMGGGKTIDTAKIVADRAEVPVIIVPTIASTDAPCSGCAVLYTKDGIFDSVCYQRANPAAVLVDLSIIAEAPTRFLVSGMGDALSTWFEARSCHLTKSPNECGGLSTMAGLHLAKLCYETLLTYGVAAMTANDDRIVNTALDHIVEANTLLSGLGFESAGLASAHSIHNGLTALIETHSFFHGEKVAFGVLSGLQLTDADAEEIDAVHSFCESIGLPTTLDDIGLRDVSRERLMIAAEKACAPGQPIHHEAGIVTPERVLDAMLAADAMGRVRRGEKGHRHE from the coding sequence ATGCTCAGGAAGGCAGTCTTTCCCGGAAAATATGTCCAAGGTGTCGGAGCCATCAATGAATTGCCTGCACTGATCAAATTGCTGGGTACTCGTAGTGCGATATTGGTCTCTCCCTCGGTGATCGAGAAGGCGCTTCCTAAGTGCAACCTGGACCTGGAGTCTCAGGGCCACCGGATAGAGCTATTCCGTGGTGAGTGTTGCGAGGAGGAGCTGGACCGATTGCTTTCCGTCGTAGACCAATCGCATTCAGATGTGATCGTGGGCATGGGAGGTGGAAAGACCATCGACACGGCCAAGATAGTCGCCGATCGCGCTGAAGTCCCCGTGATCATCGTTCCTACGATCGCTTCTACTGACGCACCATGCAGTGGTTGCGCAGTGCTGTATACAAAGGATGGTATCTTCGATTCGGTATGCTACCAGAGAGCGAACCCCGCGGCGGTGTTGGTCGACCTCAGTATAATAGCTGAGGCGCCGACACGCTTCTTAGTGTCAGGGATGGGCGATGCCCTGTCCACCTGGTTCGAGGCCAGATCATGCCACCTCACAAAGTCACCGAACGAGTGCGGTGGGCTCAGCACGATGGCAGGGCTCCATCTCGCGAAACTTTGCTATGAAACGCTGTTGACGTATGGAGTGGCGGCCATGACCGCTAACGACGACCGGATCGTCAACACGGCTCTTGACCATATCGTGGAAGCCAACACCTTATTGAGCGGGTTGGGGTTCGAGAGCGCGGGATTGGCATCCGCACACTCCATCCATAACGGCCTGACCGCGTTGATCGAAACGCACTCATTCTTCCACGGTGAAAAGGTCGCCTTTGGCGTACTGAGCGGGCTTCAGCTCACCGATGCAGATGCGGAGGAGATCGATGCCGTTCACTCGTTCTGCGAGTCGATCGGATTGCCCACCACGCTGGACGATATCGGCCTGAGGGACGTGAGCCGGGAGAGGTTGATGATTGCCGCGGAAAAGGCTTGTGCCCCGGGGCAACCCATACATCACGAGGCCGGCATCGTCACCCCGGAACGCGTCCTTGATGCCATGCTCGCAGCGGATGCCATGGGCAGGGTACGGAGAGGCGAGAAAGGCCATCGACATGAATGA
- a CDS encoding MFS transporter, translating into MVSLMVDVANEGTRSVVGPYLTILGAGAVTISIVSGLGELIGYGLRIVFGWIADERGHYWIFVFVGYGINVVAVPALALAGDWTTAVILIMVERLGRAIRGPAREAMISHAGSSVGRGWSYGIQEALSSVGGMIGPMVMVMVLLFDGDYRLGFEVMLIPALAAMVLLIYAWKVNPTPGDVRGRCPVKEKREKFPIPFWLFLLAGALIAAGYADYPLIAFHVSTFGGVSEGWVPIMYAVAMAADALSALVFGRLYDRIGMGPLVIASAMVPFFVPLIFSSDFNVVLIGFLLYGIGFGAQESVMRAVVADLSPSFRKGLAFGSYNAAFGLSWFLGSVAVGILYDISLPAMVLLSMSLQFAAVPLLAFVMKGRSGARPTFKIPRYSRLPAIQALVRKPPAENIVFVLNVQPNMVMETTPPSKRIEPQLCAPIGHIQ; encoded by the coding sequence ATGGTCAGCCTCATGGTCGATGTGGCCAACGAGGGCACGCGGAGCGTCGTCGGCCCGTACCTCACCATCCTGGGGGCCGGCGCCGTCACCATCAGCATCGTCTCCGGCCTGGGGGAGCTGATAGGGTACGGCCTAAGGATCGTTTTCGGATGGATCGCCGATGAGCGCGGACACTACTGGATCTTCGTGTTCGTTGGATACGGGATCAATGTCGTCGCCGTGCCCGCCCTGGCGCTCGCGGGGGACTGGACCACCGCGGTGATCCTGATAATGGTGGAACGCTTGGGCCGGGCCATCCGCGGCCCCGCCCGGGAAGCTATGATCTCCCATGCGGGAAGCAGCGTGGGCCGGGGCTGGAGCTACGGCATCCAGGAGGCCTTGTCGTCCGTGGGGGGCATGATCGGGCCCATGGTCATGGTGATGGTCCTCCTCTTCGACGGGGACTACCGCCTAGGCTTCGAGGTCATGTTGATACCGGCGTTGGCCGCCATGGTCCTCCTGATCTATGCCTGGAAGGTGAACCCCACACCCGGAGATGTCAGGGGCCGCTGTCCAGTGAAGGAGAAGCGTGAGAAATTCCCTATCCCGTTCTGGCTCTTCCTGCTGGCCGGAGCGTTGATCGCCGCCGGTTACGCCGACTACCCACTGATCGCGTTCCACGTCAGCACGTTCGGAGGGGTGTCCGAGGGGTGGGTCCCCATCATGTACGCCGTGGCCATGGCCGCCGACGCCCTGTCCGCCCTGGTGTTCGGTAGACTGTACGACAGGATAGGGATGGGCCCGCTCGTCATCGCCTCAGCGATGGTGCCGTTCTTCGTGCCCCTGATCTTCTCCTCCGACTTCAACGTGGTACTGATAGGATTTCTGCTCTACGGCATCGGTTTCGGAGCTCAGGAATCGGTGATGAGGGCGGTGGTGGCCGATCTTTCACCGTCCTTCCGCAAAGGTCTGGCCTTCGGGAGCTACAACGCCGCCTTCGGCCTGTCGTGGTTCCTGGGGAGCGTGGCGGTGGGCATACTCTACGATATCTCTCTGCCGGCGATGGTCCTGCTGTCAATGTCCCTGCAGTTCGCCGCGGTCCCCCTGCTCGCCTTCGTGATGAAGGGGCGATCGGGTGCAAGACCCACGTTCAAGATACCTAGATATAGCCGCCTTCCTGCCATTCAAGCTTTGGTGAGGAAGCCTCCGGCCGAGAATATCGTATTCGTGCTGAACGTTCAACCTAACATGGTAATGGAAACAACTCCGCCATCTAAAAGGATCGAACCACAACTCTGTGCGCCGATAGGTCATATCCAATGA
- a CDS encoding Rieske 2Fe-2S domain-containing protein: MARVKIGSKAEVQPGGMIGVDVQGKKLVLVNVSGKFYAIDGICTHAGGRLWEGRLINETTVKCPRHGSEYDVRTGKVLHGPWVPFGKAHDLRAYPVIEDGEELFVDI, from the coding sequence ATGGCGAGGGTTAAGATCGGATCTAAGGCCGAGGTCCAGCCGGGCGGGATGATCGGGGTCGACGTTCAAGGGAAGAAGCTCGTCCTGGTCAACGTTTCTGGCAAGTTCTATGCGATCGATGGGATCTGCACGCACGCGGGCGGTCGTCTCTGGGAGGGGCGTCTCATCAACGAAACGACGGTGAAGTGCCCCCGCCATGGTTCCGAGTACGATGTCCGCACCGGGAAGGTCCTGCACGGGCCATGGGTACCGTTCGGCAAGGCCCATGATCTGAGGGCGTATCCGGTGATCGAGGACGGAGAGGAGCTGTTCGTGGACATTTGA
- a CDS encoding flavin reductase family protein codes for MDKVSFAFKPHMTVMPAVLVGANVEGKPNYMTVAWTGVACMDPPMISIAINTSRYTEKGIIENGTFSINIPSTRNVVEMDYCGISSGSKVDKQAMFETFYGKLETAPLISEFPVNIECELRHTLELGSHNLHIGEVVDVLMSKDCMTDGKPDPRKIDPIVYSGYNYYRLGEVVGKAYTSGKERKK; via the coding sequence TTGGACAAGGTATCCTTTGCGTTCAAACCGCACATGACGGTCATGCCGGCGGTGCTGGTCGGTGCCAATGTCGAGGGGAAGCCGAACTACATGACCGTGGCGTGGACGGGCGTCGCGTGCATGGACCCCCCCATGATCTCCATCGCCATCAACACATCGAGGTATACTGAGAAGGGGATCATCGAGAACGGGACGTTCAGCATCAACATACCATCCACTAGGAACGTGGTAGAGATGGACTACTGCGGGATATCCTCCGGCAGCAAGGTCGACAAGCAAGCGATGTTCGAGACCTTCTACGGAAAGCTGGAGACCGCTCCGCTGATCAGTGAGTTCCCGGTAAACATCGAATGCGAGCTGCGTCACACCCTGGAGCTGGGGAGCCACAACCTCCACATAGGAGAGGTCGTCGACGTACTCATGTCCAAGGACTGTATGACCGATGGGAAACCTGATCCCAGGAAGATCGACCCCATCGTCTACTCCGGCTACAACTATTATCGTCTGGGAGAGGTCGTGGGGAAGGCCTACACGAGCGGCAAGGAGCGGAAGAAGTAG
- a CDS encoding FtsX-like permease family protein — MTALVIGGLLIGTAVISSSFVINDTLDNMISTQAAEAFGEVDLTVASQRGGYEYFDEGLLDSIVSELRQVDSLRTAHSVILDTVAGQDLRTGIGEPALQTIGAEEQAYQDLGELRRYDGSPISGPLSGTIYLNQAAARNMGVTEGDSFLVLRGNRTTTLTVGATVEPTGLAGFNRVPTAIMNLSDLMELVDRQGERNLLMIAVNGEINDARAAIDNILSESASGTGMTIVSDKQETIRSTREFMNMFVVLFFVLGSFSVIAGTALIVNIFSMLGEERKSELGVLRALGFRRDQLKRLLVYEGAVYAVLASAVGAILGVGMAYIVAWVMASVSTITGMQLLPYFDFRPSSLFISFAIGAFITLVTTYMVATRIARLNIVGAMRDLEASRPTRQQHNLHLIGAAILVSGGALTALGIHDRSLILANTGLSLIGLSIGLWGQRLIADRWAWTIGSIVMLLPWLPLPNNARLFPYAVPTEIFILAGLFMVTACLVLIMVNNDLLIAAVVKMFGGRGEYRAVIKTAMSYPLRARFRTALSIFIFGLVIFTVTTLSVVSSLVGTNVGLQITESSGGFDIIAQTGAGSPIVEDPWETMNSTSSYFKSDNATIVLSFPTALANLERYGGISSGSSADITQIVGIDRRFFEVGSYPLATWDEDNFSSERDVWDGVLNDSSLAIVDGSLGGGVDQTGVMVNGDPLKVGDRIALVNAAGAVNVTVAGVMKQSVLNGVFMAEPEVRGVLGAQGFGLMLIRLVGGLDAVEQSALLERSFLPNGLQTVAVAELARESTRTIDGMFALGRGYLALGLIIGIIGLGIITMRNIRERRKEIGIMRAVGYRRGMVLAHFMMESGAISMLGILIGTTMGVLVGYQLWIVTLKDSGFSFYLDWWPILLIDVLALVTTLLSVYPAARGATHIAPADVLRFE; from the coding sequence ATGACCGCTCTCGTTATTGGTGGCCTGCTTATCGGGACGGCAGTGATCTCATCCTCGTTTGTGATCAATGACACCTTGGACAACATGATCTCGACGCAGGCGGCAGAGGCGTTCGGAGAGGTTGACCTGACAGTTGCCTCTCAGAGGGGTGGTTACGAGTATTTCGACGAGGGGCTCCTGGATTCTATTGTGAGCGAGTTACGCCAGGTGGATTCGTTAAGGACCGCTCATTCGGTCATCCTTGACACGGTGGCCGGACAAGATCTACGGACGGGCATAGGGGAGCCAGCCCTTCAGACGATAGGGGCGGAGGAGCAGGCATACCAGGACCTTGGCGAACTTCGGCGATATGATGGGAGCCCGATCTCCGGCCCCCTCTCGGGTACGATATACCTCAACCAGGCGGCAGCAAGGAATATGGGTGTCACCGAGGGTGACTCGTTCCTGGTCCTCCGCGGGAACAGGACCACTACCTTAACGGTGGGTGCCACAGTGGAGCCTACTGGCCTGGCAGGCTTCAATCGGGTGCCCACGGCCATCATGAACCTCTCTGATCTAATGGAACTGGTCGACCGCCAGGGTGAGCGTAACCTCCTTATGATCGCCGTGAACGGAGAGATCAACGATGCCAGGGCCGCAATCGATAACATCCTGTCCGAGTCGGCCTCCGGGACCGGAATGACGATAGTGTCCGACAAACAGGAAACGATACGCAGCACGAGGGAATTCATGAACATGTTCGTGGTCCTCTTCTTCGTCCTGGGTTCGTTCTCGGTCATCGCCGGGACGGCACTTATCGTAAACATATTCTCCATGCTAGGCGAGGAGCGTAAGAGCGAGCTGGGGGTTCTCCGGGCGCTAGGTTTTAGGCGGGACCAGTTAAAACGGCTGCTGGTGTACGAGGGGGCCGTGTATGCGGTCCTGGCATCGGCAGTGGGGGCGATACTGGGTGTGGGAATGGCCTACATTGTCGCTTGGGTGATGGCCAGCGTATCCACCATAACCGGGATGCAGCTACTACCATACTTCGATTTCCGCCCCTCATCGCTCTTCATATCCTTCGCGATAGGGGCGTTCATCACATTGGTCACGACGTACATGGTTGCTACCAGGATAGCCCGGCTCAACATAGTGGGGGCCATGAGGGATCTGGAGGCGTCACGCCCTACTCGACAACAACACAACTTACATCTCATCGGAGCAGCCATTCTGGTTTCAGGCGGGGCACTGACCGCCCTCGGTATCCACGACCGGTCGCTCATTCTGGCGAACACCGGTCTGTCACTGATAGGCCTGTCGATCGGGCTCTGGGGACAGAGGCTCATCGCCGATAGGTGGGCGTGGACCATAGGAAGCATCGTGATGCTGCTGCCGTGGCTGCCTCTGCCCAACAATGCGCGCTTGTTCCCCTATGCCGTACCCACGGAGATCTTCATCCTCGCGGGTTTGTTCATGGTGACGGCGTGCCTCGTTCTGATAATGGTCAACAATGACCTGCTTATAGCGGCTGTTGTCAAGATGTTCGGTGGCAGGGGAGAGTACCGGGCGGTCATCAAGACCGCTATGTCCTATCCTTTAAGGGCCAGGTTCAGGACCGCCCTCAGCATCTTCATATTCGGGCTCGTGATATTTACCGTGACCACGCTGTCGGTCGTATCCAGCCTGGTCGGCACCAATGTTGGTCTGCAGATAACGGAATCCTCAGGCGGTTTCGATATCATCGCTCAGACCGGCGCTGGGTCGCCTATAGTTGAAGACCCTTGGGAGACGATGAACTCCACCTCGTCTTATTTCAAAAGTGATAATGCAACCATCGTGCTGTCATTTCCAACTGCTCTTGCGAACCTAGAGAGATATGGTGGAATCAGTTCTGGATCGAGCGCGGACATTACCCAGATAGTGGGGATCGACCGCCGTTTCTTCGAGGTCGGTAGCTATCCACTGGCAACCTGGGATGAGGACAACTTTAGCTCAGAGAGGGATGTTTGGGACGGTGTCCTGAACGATTCGTCCCTGGCCATCGTCGACGGGAGCCTAGGCGGTGGGGTCGACCAGACCGGGGTCATGGTCAACGGCGATCCCCTGAAGGTCGGCGACCGCATCGCACTGGTTAACGCGGCAGGTGCGGTCAACGTCACCGTCGCGGGGGTAATGAAACAAAGCGTGTTGAATGGCGTCTTCATGGCCGAACCGGAGGTCCGAGGGGTTCTGGGGGCTCAGGGGTTCGGGCTCATGCTGATACGGCTCGTTGGTGGTCTGGACGCCGTGGAGCAGTCCGCTCTTCTGGAGAGGAGCTTCCTCCCCAATGGCCTCCAGACGGTGGCGGTGGCGGAGCTGGCCAGAGAATCGACCCGGACCATCGACGGGATGTTCGCCTTAGGAAGGGGATACCTGGCGCTGGGGCTGATCATCGGCATCATCGGTCTGGGAATAATCACGATGAGGAACATCAGGGAGCGCAGGAAGGAGATCGGGATCATGAGGGCCGTAGGGTACCGCCGGGGGATGGTCTTGGCCCACTTCATGATGGAGTCGGGGGCCATATCTATGCTGGGCATCCTCATAGGAACTACAATGGGTGTGCTGGTGGGATACCAGCTGTGGATAGTTACCTTGAAGGACAGCGGCTTCTCGTTCTATCTCGATTGGTGGCCCATCCTGCTCATCGACGTGCTCGCATTGGTCACCACTCTTCTTAGCGTTTACCCTGCTGCAAGGGGGGCCACTCATATCGCCCCGGCAGATGTCCTGAGATTTGAGTGA
- a CDS encoding glycerol-3-phosphate acyltransferase, translating into MNESTTIEDGEGRSIISGFVLTTPMKAAIILVTLAFLMLTATSDGQRYGPILFYLYGSLPFAYILTYLKTGKRIYEENSTNVGVANSYNTAGMLVGTLTVMGEISKGLLPLLVSYLFFGYSLEVSAYFLIGSLLGTNFSIFLKLKGGMGTTMMLWSFLFLSPFLLLAILALMVICLKLMKKTYHVAPFVYALAPLLALVIDGRLTIVLLALYVAALYIIKFRPEMDDFRYGHGNILSKGRKSKDLPPQDQDTPGP; encoded by the coding sequence GTGAACGAAAGCACAACAATAGAGGATGGCGAAGGTAGATCGATCATTTCCGGGTTCGTGCTCACCACGCCCATGAAGGCAGCGATCATCCTGGTAACGCTTGCGTTCCTGATGCTTACAGCCACATCCGACGGCCAGAGGTACGGCCCTATACTTTTCTATCTCTATGGCTCCCTGCCCTTTGCCTACATCCTCACATATCTGAAGACGGGCAAGCGGATCTACGAGGAGAACTCCACCAACGTCGGTGTGGCCAATTCCTACAACACCGCAGGGATGCTCGTGGGGACGCTGACGGTGATGGGAGAGATATCGAAGGGCCTCCTACCCTTGCTGGTATCCTATCTGTTCTTCGGGTACTCCTTGGAAGTTTCCGCCTACTTCCTGATAGGGTCCCTACTGGGTACCAATTTCTCGATATTCCTCAAGCTCAAGGGAGGCATGGGAACGACCATGATGCTGTGGTCCTTCCTGTTCCTATCCCCCTTCCTCCTGTTGGCGATCCTTGCACTGATGGTGATCTGCCTTAAGCTCATGAAGAAGACCTACCACGTGGCCCCCTTCGTGTATGCTCTGGCCCCCTTACTGGCCCTGGTCATCGACGGACGCTTGACGATCGTCCTCCTAGCCCTGTATGTCGCCGCTCTCTACATAATCAAGTTCAGGCCGGAGATGGACGACTTCAGATACGGCCATGGGAACATTCTTTCCAAGGGGAGGAAGTCTAAGGATCTACCGCCTCAGGATCAAGATACACCAGGCCCTTGA
- a CDS encoding nitroreductase family protein, with protein MNAVMDNIYGRRSVRAYTEEPISEEQIKEIIKAGVHAPNGANSQPLRFAVITSSEKKKQYSDISKALFVENMKKAMSEAPPEKKHFFENYIERLSKPSFDIFYGAPVLILIYSSPASFTPVEDGSLAAENMMLVAHSMGIGSCWIGFASPLGYVPEVFKELNVPEDHRLIAPLVFGHPKKKDMATTERSEPQILAWL; from the coding sequence ATGAACGCGGTCATGGACAACATCTATGGGAGACGGTCGGTCAGAGCTTATACCGAGGAGCCGATCTCGGAAGAACAGATTAAAGAGATCATCAAGGCGGGAGTGCATGCGCCGAACGGCGCAAACAGCCAACCGCTGCGTTTCGCCGTTATAACCAGTAGCGAGAAGAAGAAGCAGTACTCCGACATATCCAAGGCCTTGTTCGTGGAGAACATGAAGAAGGCCATGAGCGAGGCCCCGCCTGAAAAGAAGCATTTTTTCGAGAACTACATCGAGAGACTGTCGAAACCGTCCTTTGACATCTTCTACGGTGCCCCCGTTCTCATATTGATCTACAGTTCGCCGGCGTCCTTCACACCGGTCGAGGACGGCTCTCTGGCCGCGGAGAACATGATGCTAGTGGCCCACTCCATGGGCATCGGAAGCTGCTGGATCGGGTTTGCATCACCGTTAGGATACGTACCCGAGGTCTTCAAGGAGCTGAACGTACCGGAGGACCACAGATTGATCGCCCCCCTGGTGTTCGGCCATCCTAAGAAGAAGGACATGGCCACGACGGAGAGATCGGAGCCACAGATATTGGCATGGCTCTAA
- a CDS encoding DUF1269 domain-containing protein yields the protein MKQSELIGPIDYLVVMFPGNQFNGKIAPELSKLEKDGIIRVIDLIFITKDGEGNVGTMEIRNLGGEVGDSFKCFSHNLKEWLSLDDIESIADGLPLNTSGVAMLFENLWAVRLKGAAMDAGAQVLAQGRIPHDIVVEAMKERITEEVIR from the coding sequence GTGAAGCAGTCTGAGCTAATAGGTCCTATCGATTACTTGGTAGTGATGTTTCCGGGGAACCAATTCAACGGTAAGATCGCGCCAGAATTGTCCAAGCTGGAAAAGGATGGCATCATCAGGGTGATCGATCTCATCTTCATCACCAAGGATGGGGAGGGTAACGTGGGTACTATGGAGATCAGGAACCTTGGCGGTGAGGTGGGAGATTCGTTCAAGTGCTTCTCCCACAATCTCAAGGAATGGCTGTCGTTGGACGACATTGAATCGATCGCCGATGGGCTACCGTTAAACACCTCAGGGGTAGCGATGCTCTTTGAGAACCTTTGGGCTGTGAGGCTTAAGGGGGCGGCCATGGATGCCGGCGCACAGGTCCTCGCCCAGGGTCGCATTCCTCATGATATAGTGGTAGAGGCTATGAAAGAACGGATCACTGAGGAGGTAATCAGATGA
- a CDS encoding prenyltransferase, giving the protein MTEIGSKTFTKARLLFRLARPHFLVTGIMLYTLGALLAIVNGAIVELTVLVFGYAIFLFSHISMHFSNDYFDQEGDRLSQRTPMSGGSGVLVEHPEMAHLALMVAVLLLAASMVTATVFTLYYSYPPSFLIFAVLGALLGWFYNAPPLRLAYRGLGEISTVIAVGLVMPGMGYFVASGTIDVWFMILALPLFCYGLFFIVTVEMPDIESDRLAGRENLLLDHGLEIGTKVALFATVLATALLISIAYSGVLGSTIDIWPLVFFSLIPLTIATYGAVRDLRQRNKVLSQVKLNFSSLIGLVLVFIGIAATTS; this is encoded by the coding sequence TTGACGGAGATAGGCTCGAAGACATTCACGAAGGCGCGACTACTATTTCGGTTAGCAAGGCCGCACTTCCTGGTCACAGGCATCATGCTTTACACGCTCGGAGCTCTGCTCGCGATCGTCAACGGAGCTATTGTTGAACTAACCGTTCTTGTCTTCGGTTACGCCATCTTCCTGTTCTCACACATCTCCATGCATTTCAGCAACGACTACTTCGATCAGGAAGGGGACAGACTATCTCAACGTACGCCCATGTCCGGCGGCAGCGGGGTCCTCGTCGAACACCCCGAGATGGCTCATCTAGCTCTGATGGTTGCAGTCTTGTTGCTCGCCGCCTCGATGGTCACCGCCACAGTGTTCACCTTGTATTATTCGTATCCTCCGTCCTTCCTGATCTTCGCCGTTCTGGGAGCACTGCTCGGGTGGTTCTATAATGCCCCGCCTCTTCGACTCGCTTACCGCGGTCTGGGGGAGATCTCCACTGTCATCGCCGTGGGGCTCGTCATGCCAGGAATGGGATATTTTGTGGCGTCCGGGACGATCGATGTGTGGTTCATGATCCTCGCCCTCCCCCTCTTCTGCTACGGGCTTTTCTTCATCGTGACGGTGGAGATGCCGGACATCGAGTCGGACAGACTAGCCGGTAGGGAGAACCTGCTACTCGATCATGGTCTGGAAATTGGCACTAAGGTCGCTCTCTTCGCTACGGTACTGGCGACGGCATTGCTCATTTCTATCGCATATTCGGGCGTCTTAGGTTCGACCATCGACATCTGGCCCCTGGTGTTCTTTTCTCTGATTCCCTTGACGATAGCGACATATGGGGCCGTTCGAGATCTACGACAACGGAATAAGGTTCTCTCTCAGGTCAAATTGAACTTTTCCAGTTTGATCGGCTTGGTCCTTGTCTTCATTGGTATTGCTGCTACAACGTCCTAG